A genomic segment from Pseudomonas sp. S09G 359 encodes:
- a CDS encoding DUF6124 family protein — MSKSNSDSPRFTHDREIFERALSHYLKPDSQPPFSVHQDLSFEDALAEICDLLRCAAATAAGTTQALLGNERHMAGATEHLINNAKTLADRALNCLHST, encoded by the coding sequence ATGAGCAAGAGCAATTCGGATTCACCTCGCTTCACCCATGACCGCGAAATCTTCGAGCGCGCCCTCAGCCACTACCTGAAACCCGACTCACAACCGCCCTTCTCCGTGCACCAGGACCTCAGCTTCGAAGACGCCCTCGCCGAAATCTGCGACCTGCTGCGCTGTGCAGCCGCCACCGCAGCCGGCACCACCCAGGCGCTGCTCGGCAATGAGCGCCACATGGCCGGCGCCACCGAACACCTGATCAACAATGCCAAAACCCTGGCCGACCGCGCACTGAACTGCCTGCATAGCACATAA
- a CDS encoding BatD family protein encodes MSRRTSLLLLLALSAGPAQAANLVASVDRSRLNSGETVELTVESSDVTQFGKPDLSPLDAQFEVSGTRQLNQLTTLGGDNHATTRWIITLLPRQNGTVVIPPLQVGEYQTQPISLQVVETASQNTSAELAPVFVEANLDQATVYVQAQALLTVRVYHSVSLYDDSSLTPLQIPDARVEQLGESRTYEKVINSIRHGVIETRYAIYPQHSGSLDIPTQTFSATLVESRPPQENTLQGTKPGKLIHVSSAPLQLTVKPKPELYPADTPWLPARSLTLSENWNPAPDHVQVGDSLTRSLTVKAEGLSSAQLPALPSTDINGLRRYPDQPVLGNQSNDRGLIGSREDREALVPNRVGALELPAVEVVWWNTHEDHLERTSLPARTLQVANNPSLVVDTPATPTIITAPDDSRLWLWQLSTLILACTTLLGFGLWWRARRQPAVLRAAQTGPSPRTLLDDLKRATQANDPQATRQALDAWARQQPETLADMAARFVPLSDALDGLNGALYSESGQYWLGEDLWRAIKAIPMAEREQDPATDTTSLPPLYPK; translated from the coding sequence ATGAGCCGCCGCACTTCCCTACTGCTTCTGCTCGCGCTGTCGGCAGGCCCCGCCCAGGCGGCGAACCTGGTGGCCAGTGTCGACCGCAGCCGCCTGAATTCCGGCGAAACGGTAGAGCTGACGGTGGAATCCAGCGACGTCACCCAGTTCGGCAAGCCCGACCTGTCGCCGCTGGATGCGCAATTCGAAGTCAGCGGCACGCGCCAACTCAACCAGCTCACCACCCTGGGTGGCGACAACCACGCCACCACGCGCTGGATCATCACCTTGTTGCCCCGGCAAAACGGCACCGTGGTGATCCCGCCCCTGCAAGTGGGCGAGTACCAGACCCAGCCGATCAGCCTGCAAGTGGTGGAAACCGCGAGCCAGAACACCAGCGCAGAACTGGCGCCGGTGTTTGTCGAGGCCAACCTCGACCAGGCCACCGTGTACGTGCAGGCCCAGGCGCTGTTGACCGTGCGCGTGTACCACTCGGTGTCGCTGTATGACGACAGCAGCCTTACGCCGTTGCAGATTCCGGATGCGCGCGTGGAGCAGTTGGGCGAGTCGCGCACCTACGAAAAAGTCATCAACAGCATTCGCCATGGCGTGATCGAAACCCGCTATGCGATCTACCCGCAGCACAGCGGCAGCCTGGATATTCCCACGCAGACCTTCAGCGCCACGCTGGTGGAATCGCGCCCGCCGCAAGAAAACACACTGCAGGGCACCAAGCCGGGCAAGCTGATTCACGTCAGCTCCGCGCCGCTGCAATTGACGGTCAAACCCAAGCCGGAGCTGTACCCGGCCGATACCCCCTGGCTGCCGGCGCGCAGCCTCACGCTGAGCGAGAACTGGAACCCGGCCCCCGATCACGTGCAGGTCGGCGACTCGCTGACCCGCAGCCTCACGGTCAAGGCCGAAGGCTTGTCCAGCGCGCAACTGCCGGCCCTGCCCAGCACCGATATCAATGGCCTGCGCCGCTACCCGGACCAGCCGGTGCTGGGCAACCAGAGCAACGACCGCGGCCTGATCGGCAGCCGCGAAGACCGCGAAGCGCTGGTGCCCAACCGCGTCGGCGCACTGGAGTTGCCTGCGGTTGAAGTGGTGTGGTGGAACACCCATGAAGACCACCTCGAGCGCACCAGCCTGCCCGCCCGCACCCTGCAAGTGGCCAACAACCCGAGCCTGGTGGTCGACACGCCGGCCACGCCGACCATCATCACCGCCCCCGATGACAGCCGTCTGTGGCTGTGGCAACTCAGCACGCTGATCCTGGCCTGCACCACCCTGCTCGGCTTCGGCCTGTGGTGGCGCGCACGGCGGCAACCGGCGGTACTGCGCGCCGCGCAAACCGGCCCAAGCCCACGCACCTTGCTCGACGACCTCAAGCGCGCCACCCAGGCCAACGACCCCCAGGCCACGCGCCAGGCGCTGGACGCCTGGGCCCGCCAGCAACCGGAAACCCTGGCCGACATGGCCGCGCGGTTTGTGCCGCTGTCGGACGCACTGGATGGGCTGAACGGCGCGCTGTACAGCGAAAGCGGCCAATACTGGCTGGGCGAAGACCTGTGGCGCGCGATCAAAGCCATCCCGATGGCCGAACGCGAGCAAGACCCGGCGACGGATACCACCAGCTTGCCGCCGTTGTATCCGAAGTAA
- a CDS encoding VWA domain-containing protein has protein sequence MFEFAWPWVFALLPLPWLMRLVLPVADSGEPALKVSYLSDLEGLARRRARVNLPGWRQQAPFVVLWLLLLTAAARPEWLGEPLPIAASGRDLLVAVDVSGSMDFPDMHWQDEDVSRLSLVKHLLGDFLEGREGDRVGLILFGSQAYLQAPLTFDRRTVRTWLDEARIGIAGKNTAIGDAIGLALKRLRQRPAQSRVLILVTDGANNAGQIDPLTAARLAAEEGVKIYPIGIGADPEQTGSLGILGVNPSLDLDEPALKAIAAATGGQYFRARDGEELQTIKETLDQLEPVEQQPTQARPAQALYSAPLALALILSMLLVIQERWPNNALQRLFDKLSSKGIFLQQHPEWRQRLKRLRLRRRR, from the coding sequence ATGTTTGAGTTCGCCTGGCCGTGGGTCTTCGCCTTATTGCCATTGCCGTGGTTGATGCGCCTGGTGCTGCCGGTGGCCGACAGCGGCGAGCCGGCACTCAAAGTCAGCTACCTCAGCGACCTCGAAGGCCTGGCCCGCCGCCGCGCCCGGGTGAACCTGCCGGGCTGGCGCCAGCAAGCGCCGTTCGTGGTGCTGTGGCTGCTGCTGTTGACCGCCGCCGCGCGCCCGGAATGGCTTGGCGAACCGCTGCCGATTGCCGCCAGTGGCCGCGACCTGCTGGTGGCGGTGGACGTGTCCGGCTCCATGGATTTTCCCGACATGCACTGGCAGGACGAGGACGTCAGCCGCCTGAGCCTGGTCAAGCATTTGCTCGGTGACTTCCTCGAAGGCCGCGAAGGTGACCGCGTAGGTTTGATCCTGTTCGGCAGCCAGGCGTACCTGCAAGCCCCGCTGACCTTCGACCGCCGCACCGTGCGCACCTGGCTGGATGAGGCGCGCATTGGCATCGCCGGCAAAAACACCGCCATCGGCGACGCCATCGGCCTGGCCTTGAAACGCCTGCGCCAGCGCCCGGCACAAAGCCGCGTACTCATCCTGGTCACCGACGGCGCCAACAACGCCGGGCAGATCGACCCGCTGACCGCCGCGCGCCTGGCCGCCGAAGAAGGCGTGAAGATCTACCCGATCGGCATCGGCGCCGACCCCGAGCAAACCGGCTCCCTGGGCATCCTCGGCGTCAACCCGAGCCTGGACCTCGATGAACCCGCACTCAAGGCCATCGCCGCGGCCACCGGTGGCCAATATTTCCGCGCGCGTGATGGCGAAGAGCTGCAAACCATCAAGGAAACCCTCGACCAACTGGAGCCCGTCGAACAGCAACCGACCCAGGCGCGCCCGGCCCAGGCGCTGTACAGCGCGCCCTTGGCATTGGCGTTGATCCTGAGCATGTTGCTGGTGATTCAGGAGCGCTGGCCGAACAACGCCCTGCAAAGGTTGTTCGACAAATTATCGAGCAAGGGGATTTTCCTGCAACAACACCCGGAATGGCGCCAGCGCCTCAAACGCCTGCGTTTGCGGAGGCGTCGATGA
- a CDS encoding exonuclease SbcCD subunit D C-terminal domain-containing protein has translation MRLFHTSDWHLGQNLHGQERDFEHACFLEWLLGQLKADQPDVLLIAGDIFDTVNPPLKAQERLYDFIISAHEQNPQLTIVMIAGNHDSGSRIELPAPLMRRLRTHALGRVLWLDDGQLDAERLLIPLPDAKGKVAAWCLALPFLRPAEVTGAQLGDDYLRGIGHVHESLIAAANAKRKKGQALIAISHAHMAGGSVSEDSERSLIIGNAEALPASLFDKRVGYVALGHLHKPQKVNGEERIRYSGSPIPLSFSEIGYKHQILDVTFQGQCLVGVEPILIPRSVDLQRLDAAPLADILKALAELPDVDLLAETQRHPWLEVRVRLDEPQPDLRQQIETALQGKAVRLVRIAAEYAGTGSREDDNEERLIELDQLTPQELFSRAWQDNYGSEVDEQTLKDFAVLLQEVQQEEEQP, from the coding sequence TTGCGTCTGTTTCACACCTCCGACTGGCACCTTGGCCAAAACCTGCATGGCCAGGAACGCGACTTCGAACACGCCTGTTTCCTTGAGTGGCTGCTGGGTCAACTGAAAGCCGATCAGCCGGATGTGTTGCTGATCGCCGGCGATATATTCGACACGGTCAACCCGCCGCTCAAGGCCCAGGAGCGGCTGTATGACTTCATCATCAGCGCCCACGAACAAAACCCGCAACTGACGATTGTGATGATCGCCGGCAACCACGACTCCGGCTCGCGTATCGAATTGCCCGCGCCGTTGATGCGCCGCCTGCGCACTCACGCGTTGGGCCGCGTGCTGTGGCTGGATGATGGCCAGCTGGATGCCGAGCGTTTGCTGATCCCGCTGCCCGACGCCAAAGGCAAGGTCGCGGCGTGGTGCCTGGCACTGCCGTTTTTGCGCCCGGCGGAAGTCACCGGCGCGCAGTTGGGTGATGATTATTTGCGCGGTATCGGCCACGTGCATGAATCGCTGATCGCCGCCGCCAACGCCAAGCGCAAAAAAGGCCAGGCGCTGATCGCCATCAGCCATGCGCACATGGCCGGTGGTTCGGTGTCGGAAGACTCCGAGCGCAGCCTGATCATCGGCAATGCCGAGGCACTGCCCGCCAGCCTGTTCGACAAACGTGTCGGCTATGTGGCCCTGGGCCATTTGCACAAGCCGCAAAAGGTCAATGGCGAAGAACGTATTCGCTACAGTGGCTCGCCGATTCCGCTGTCGTTTTCCGAAATCGGCTACAAGCATCAGATTCTCGATGTGACCTTCCAGGGCCAATGCCTGGTGGGTGTCGAACCGATCCTGATCCCCCGCTCGGTCGACCTGCAACGCCTGGACGCCGCCCCGCTGGCGGATATCCTCAAGGCGCTGGCCGAGTTGCCCGACGTCGACCTGCTGGCCGAAACCCAGCGCCACCCCTGGCTGGAAGTGCGCGTGCGCCTCGACGAGCCGCAGCCCGACCTGCGCCAGCAAATCGAAACCGCGCTGCAAGGCAAGGCCGTGCGCCTGGTGCGCATCGCCGCTGAATACGCCGGCACGGGCAGTCGCGAAGACGACAATGAAGAGCGCCTGATCGAGCTGGACCAGCTCACGCCCCAGGAGCTGTTCAGCCGCGCCTGGCAGGACAACTACGGCAGTGAAGTGGATGAACAGACCTTGAAGGATTTCGCCGTGCTGCTCCAGGAAGTGCAGCAGGAGGAGGAACAGCCATGA
- a CDS encoding DUF4381 domain-containing protein yields the protein MSSLDQLQPLIAPPSIGFWPPAPGWWLLLLVIPLLGWGLWWSRRFLPTRRPVARAEQPLDPLRIAALAELALMPKPYDGAPAGAWLQQLNGLLKRLCRNDYPYSQSHTLNGRKWLAFLDNRCPAAGLTRWMVLVEGAYKPECKLDDKAIAGLTQAVDTWIRKHV from the coding sequence ATGAGCAGCCTCGACCAACTGCAACCGCTGATCGCCCCGCCGAGCATCGGCTTCTGGCCACCTGCCCCCGGCTGGTGGCTACTGTTGCTGGTGATTCCGTTGCTCGGCTGGGGGCTGTGGTGGTCGCGGCGTTTCCTGCCCACGCGCCGGCCCGTGGCGCGCGCCGAACAACCGCTGGACCCGTTGCGCATCGCCGCCCTGGCAGAATTGGCGCTGATGCCCAAACCCTACGACGGCGCGCCGGCCGGTGCCTGGCTGCAGCAGCTCAATGGCCTGCTCAAGCGCCTGTGCCGCAACGACTACCCCTACAGCCAGAGCCACACCCTTAACGGGCGCAAATGGCTGGCCTTCCTCGACAACCGCTGCCCGGCCGCCGGCCTCACGCGCTGGATGGTACTGGTGGAAGGCGCCTACAAACCCGAATGCAAACTCGACGACAAGGCCATCGCCGGCCTGACCCAGGCCGTCGACACCTGGATTCGCAAACATGTTTGA
- a CDS encoding tetratricopeptide repeat protein, whose product MIDLWPHWFRPWWLLLLPLLGWLLWQLWHRQKRAGRWKMILPPAFHAVLLSGGNGRESKSPWVVLGIAWLLAVLALLGPSWQRVEQTSQKPSDPLVVLLELTPEMLATDSPPNRLEQARRKLYDLLQARSDAQTAIVVYAGSAHTLVPLSDDLATSRNLLEALRPSLMPEAGHRADLAVEKALELLKHGGLGQGRLLLIGSSLSKQERQGIRLLLQNSQSPPLSILGIGSREGTPVTQESGEFLKDEQGAILVPRLDSPTLKAFASEMGGRYRAARLDDKDLRQLGVLDTPQALRNDGQLLHLDTWADQGYWLLLPLLLLAACAGRRGWLFCLPLLLMAAPQPSYAFGLQDLWLRPDQQGQYLLKKKRPAEAAEHFEDPQWQGVALYEAGNYAEAIKRFAEGDDAYSHYNRGNALAKAGELEAAIDAYEQALEAQPDLQPALKNKALVETLLQQQAQPEPEQTAENRDDETTQPGQTAQPGASGQNAPGGEQSSQGQGEAGTGDTQPGAKPQSGGNEVPGSELGDEQTTTPPLRPTDASLDGEHRQALEQWLREIPDNPGELLRRKFWYEQQQHQDKTR is encoded by the coding sequence ATGATCGACCTGTGGCCGCACTGGTTCCGCCCCTGGTGGCTATTGCTGCTGCCGCTGCTCGGCTGGCTGCTGTGGCAGCTGTGGCACCGGCAAAAGCGCGCCGGGCGCTGGAAGATGATCCTGCCGCCGGCCTTCCACGCGGTGCTGCTCAGCGGCGGCAACGGCCGCGAAAGCAAATCGCCGTGGGTGGTGCTTGGCATCGCCTGGCTGTTGGCCGTGCTGGCGCTGCTCGGCCCCAGCTGGCAGCGCGTTGAACAGACCAGTCAGAAACCCTCCGACCCGTTGGTGGTGTTGCTGGAACTGACCCCGGAAATGCTCGCCACCGACAGCCCGCCCAACCGTCTGGAGCAGGCCCGGCGCAAGCTGTACGACCTGTTGCAGGCGCGCAGCGATGCGCAAACCGCCATCGTCGTGTACGCCGGCAGCGCCCACACCCTGGTGCCGCTGTCGGACGACCTGGCCACCAGCCGCAACCTGCTCGAAGCCCTACGCCCCTCGCTGATGCCCGAAGCCGGCCATCGCGCCGACCTGGCCGTGGAAAAAGCCTTGGAGCTGCTCAAGCACGGCGGGCTCGGCCAGGGCCGCCTGCTGTTGATCGGCTCATCGCTGTCCAAGCAGGAACGCCAAGGTATTCGCCTGCTGCTGCAAAACAGCCAGTCGCCGCCGCTGTCGATCCTCGGTATCGGCAGCCGCGAAGGCACGCCCGTGACCCAGGAAAGCGGCGAGTTCCTCAAGGACGAACAGGGCGCAATCCTGGTGCCGCGCCTCGACAGCCCCACCCTCAAGGCATTCGCCAGCGAAATGGGCGGCCGTTACCGTGCCGCGCGCCTCGACGACAAAGACCTGCGCCAGCTCGGCGTACTGGACACCCCGCAAGCCCTGCGCAATGACGGTCAACTGCTGCACCTCGATACCTGGGCCGACCAGGGTTACTGGCTGCTGCTGCCCCTGCTGTTGCTGGCGGCCTGTGCCGGGCGGCGTGGCTGGCTGTTCTGCCTGCCCTTGCTGCTGATGGCCGCGCCGCAGCCGAGCTATGCCTTCGGCCTGCAAGACTTGTGGCTGCGCCCCGACCAGCAAGGCCAATACCTGCTCAAGAAAAAGCGCCCGGCCGAAGCCGCCGAACACTTCGAGGACCCGCAATGGCAAGGCGTGGCCCTCTACGAAGCCGGCAACTATGCCGAGGCGATCAAACGGTTCGCCGAGGGCGATGACGCCTATTCTCACTACAATCGCGGCAATGCGCTGGCCAAGGCCGGCGAGCTGGAAGCCGCGATCGACGCCTACGAACAAGCCCTGGAAGCCCAGCCCGATTTGCAACCGGCCCTGAAAAACAAGGCCCTGGTCGAAACCCTGCTGCAGCAACAGGCACAACCCGAGCCCGAGCAAACGGCAGAAAACAGGGATGACGAAACCACCCAACCCGGCCAAACTGCGCAACCGGGCGCCAGTGGGCAAAATGCTCCGGGTGGCGAGCAGTCATCCCAGGGCCAGGGCGAGGCCGGCACCGGCGATACCCAGCCCGGCGCCAAGCCACAAAGCGGCGGCAATGAAGTACCCGGCAGCGAGCTTGGGGATGAGCAAACCACCACCCCGCCGCTGCGCCCCACCGACGCCAGCCTCGACGGCGAACACCGCCAGGCCCTGGAACAATGGCTGCGGGAGATCCCGGACAACCCCGGCGAACTACTGCGGCGCAAATTCTGGTACGAACAGCAACAACATCAGGACAAGACTCGATGA